The Rubidibacter lacunae KORDI 51-2 genome includes a region encoding these proteins:
- the murA gene encoding UDP-N-acetylglucosamine 1-carboxyvinyltransferase translates to MNVSSSSAAPTHLNASESALKIWGGTPLSGHVRVSGAKNSALVIMAGTLLCPEPCRLSNVPSLVDVARMGQMLSALGVRVERNGDVLDIDASHLHSATAPYEVVSKLRASFFAIGPLLARYGSAQIPMPGGCAIGTRPVDLHVRGLQQLGAHVRIEHGIVYASLAGRNCRLKGARIYLDYPSVGATETLLMAATLAEGETIIENAAQEPEVIDLANFCRSMGARIRGAGTKEIAIVGTPRLHGTEYAIVPDRIEAGTLLIAGAIARSEISLSPVVPEHLSPVIAKLQEVGPQVVRDAEDCLRVLPAELHATDIETLPYPGFPTDMQAQFTALLALAEGDSVVTETVFENRMGHVAELARMGADMRVRGRHALIRGVPTLTGAPVMATDLRASAALVLAGLAAKDVTIVQGLHHLDRGYEHLDGKLRKLGARMERMAMAADEVVAAVPAS, encoded by the coding sequence ATGAACGTGTCATCGAGTTCCGCGGCCCCAACGCACCTTAATGCCAGTGAGTCCGCGCTCAAAATCTGGGGGGGAACACCCCTGAGCGGCCACGTCAGAGTAAGCGGTGCCAAAAATTCCGCCCTCGTAATTATGGCTGGGACGCTCTTGTGTCCGGAGCCCTGCCGCCTGAGTAACGTGCCTTCGCTGGTGGATGTGGCGCGCATGGGTCAGATGCTGAGCGCGCTCGGCGTGCGGGTCGAGCGAAACGGCGACGTGCTCGACATCGATGCCAGTCACCTCCACTCTGCTACTGCTCCCTATGAAGTAGTCTCGAAATTGCGCGCTAGCTTCTTTGCAATTGGACCGCTATTAGCGCGATATGGTTCGGCTCAGATTCCGATGCCTGGCGGCTGCGCAATCGGTACGCGGCCGGTCGACCTGCACGTGCGCGGGTTGCAGCAGCTAGGCGCACACGTTCGTATCGAGCACGGCATTGTCTACGCCAGCCTAGCCGGACGCAATTGCCGCTTGAAGGGCGCGCGTATTTATTTGGACTATCCCAGTGTCGGCGCGACAGAAACGCTGCTAATGGCAGCCACTCTTGCCGAGGGCGAGACGATTATTGAAAATGCCGCCCAAGAACCAGAGGTTATCGACTTGGCAAACTTCTGCCGGTCGATGGGCGCGCGCATTCGCGGAGCGGGGACAAAGGAAATCGCGATCGTTGGAACGCCGCGGCTGCACGGGACGGAATACGCGATTGTGCCCGATCGCATCGAAGCTGGAACGTTGCTCATCGCTGGGGCGATCGCCCGTTCGGAAATTAGCCTGTCACCAGTGGTGCCGGAACACCTATCGCCAGTTATCGCCAAGCTGCAGGAAGTCGGTCCGCAAGTCGTGCGCGATGCCGAAGACTGCTTGCGCGTTTTGCCGGCAGAGTTACACGCGACGGACATTGAAACCCTGCCGTATCCAGGCTTTCCAACCGATATGCAGGCACAGTTCACGGCGCTGTTGGCTTTGGCAGAGGGGGATAGTGTCGTCACGGAAACGGTTTTCGAGAACCGCATGGGACATGTTGCCGAGTTGGCGAGGATGGGAGCGGACATGCGCGTACGCGGTCGACACGCCCTGATTCGCGGCGTTCCAACGCTGACGGGTGCGCCCGTGATGGCCACCGATCTGCGCGCATCGGCAGCCTTGGTACTGGCCGGTCTGGCGGCGAAGGATGTCACCATCGTGCAAGGATTGCATCACCTCGATCGCGGCTATGAACACCTCGATGGCAAGTTGCGGAAGCTAGGCGCGCGCATGGAACGCATGGCGATGGCTGCTGATGAAGTTGTTGCAGCCGTTCCTGCCTCGTAA
- a CDS encoding DUF751 family protein — protein sequence MEGFWENVLRYPRYFITISLGIFFALFERLRPLLQRPSTAIALVGAIVGGFAFIAFTLQAMLGYSAP from the coding sequence ATGGAAGGTTTTTGGGAAAACGTGTTGCGCTATCCGCGCTACTTCATCACAATTTCACTCGGCATTTTTTTTGCCCTGTTCGAGCGCCTGCGCCCGCTCTTGCAGCGGCCCTCAACGGCCATCGCCTTAGTCGGCGCCATTGTCGGTGGATTTGCATTTATCGCCTTTACCCTCCAGGCTATGCTCGGCTACTCTGCACCGTAG
- the rbfA gene encoding 30S ribosome-binding factor RbfA — MATNRRIARVASLIQREVSQMLTSEIKDDRVGAGMPSVTTVEVSGDLQHAKIFVSVYGTEDARAETMDGLRASTGFVRRALGQRIRLRRTPEIAFFEDRSLERGVRTISLLDELRQKRESREDILDSAEDMG, encoded by the coding sequence GTGGCTACTAATCGTCGCATCGCACGTGTTGCATCGCTGATCCAGCGCGAGGTCAGCCAAATGCTAACCAGTGAAATTAAAGACGACCGCGTAGGAGCGGGAATGCCAAGCGTTACGACGGTTGAGGTGTCGGGCGATTTGCAGCACGCCAAGATTTTCGTCAGCGTTTACGGGACTGAAGACGCTCGCGCTGAGACGATGGATGGGTTGCGCGCGTCAACGGGTTTCGTGCGCCGCGCACTGGGCCAGCGCATTCGTTTGCGGCGAACCCCTGAGATTGCTTTTTTCGAGGATCGTTCGCTCGAGCGGGGGGTTCGGACTATATCTTTGCTGGACGAACTGCGTCAAAAACGCGAGTCGCGCGAAGATATTCTTGATTCCGCCGAAGATATGGGCTGA
- a CDS encoding glycoside hydrolase family 3 N-terminal domain-containing protein, producing MPARVSSPTLPTKSLPDFRQLPLPEQVAQLIVVRASGQLFDRQIRYPQWEPPAAILRHWLSDLNVGGVILLGGSATEVACRTQQLQSWARLPLAIAADIEEGVGQRFPGATWFPPPMAIAAIARRDLPHACALCEQMGATTAREALALGIHWILGPVADVNNNPDNPVINVRAFGEAAATVTSLVAAFIRGAQQYPVLTCAKHFPGHGDTAVDSHLTLPTVTAGPERLAQVELPPFQSAIAAGVDSIMSAHLLVPAWDAECPATVSPAVLTEQLRRQLGFTGLAVTDALIMGAIADIAPPEELPVLALEAGADILLMPADPVAAIAAVCRAVESGRIARDRLYCSLERLWHAKQRILTGASLEPATDLTAELARPEAVAAARAIDAAAMQFGGSLPASLPPGTRNLVIVDDLLNSPFLDRHVPAIAFPEQLGCNLHLLPRHQLADCRDRLCDGTPTFLQLFARGNPFRGAAGLDRTTRTILQTLIASGTLQAIAVYGSPYLLDWLHPHLPPELPWTFTYGQTPDAQEIAIARLCPSAGEKMSGSPDTTTAVFL from the coding sequence ATGCCCGCGCGTGTTTCTTCACCCACATTGCCGACTAAATCCCTGCCGGATTTCAGGCAGCTGCCGCTTCCCGAACAAGTTGCGCAGCTCATTGTCGTGCGCGCCTCCGGCCAGCTATTCGATCGCCAAATCCGCTATCCGCAATGGGAACCGCCAGCCGCAATCTTACGGCATTGGTTGAGCGACTTGAACGTCGGCGGGGTGATTCTTCTGGGTGGGAGCGCTACTGAGGTGGCTTGCCGAACGCAACAGCTGCAGAGCTGGGCAAGACTGCCGCTGGCGATCGCAGCCGACATCGAAGAAGGGGTCGGACAGCGCTTTCCTGGAGCAACATGGTTTCCGCCGCCGATGGCGATCGCTGCGATCGCCCGGCGCGACTTGCCACATGCATGCGCCCTATGCGAGCAAATGGGTGCGACGACTGCCCGCGAAGCACTGGCACTCGGCATCCATTGGATTCTGGGTCCGGTCGCCGACGTAAACAATAACCCGGACAACCCAGTCATCAATGTACGCGCTTTTGGCGAGGCAGCGGCGACGGTTACCTCGTTAGTTGCTGCCTTCATTCGCGGTGCCCAACAGTATCCGGTGCTGACCTGCGCCAAACACTTTCCCGGTCACGGGGACACTGCCGTCGACTCGCACCTGACGTTGCCAACTGTTACGGCTGGTCCCGAGCGCCTGGCACAAGTGGAGCTGCCTCCGTTTCAAAGCGCGATCGCGGCCGGGGTCGACAGCATTATGAGCGCGCACTTGCTCGTACCGGCTTGGGACGCAGAGTGCCCGGCAACCGTTTCGCCTGCAGTCTTGACCGAGCAGCTGCGCCGGCAGCTGGGCTTCACAGGACTTGCCGTCACTGACGCGTTGATCATGGGCGCGATCGCCGACATTGCTCCGCCCGAAGAACTACCAGTGCTGGCTCTGGAAGCCGGCGCTGATATCCTGTTGATGCCTGCCGATCCGGTTGCCGCGATCGCGGCGGTCTGCCGAGCCGTAGAGTCGGGTCGCATCGCACGCGATCGCCTGTATTGTTCGCTCGAACGCCTTTGGCATGCCAAGCAACGCATCTTGACAGGAGCGTCCCTCGAGCCCGCTACCGACCTAACCGCTGAGCTAGCGCGACCGGAAGCCGTGGCGGCAGCCCGCGCGATTGATGCTGCCGCCATGCAGTTTGGGGGATCCCTCCCCGCCAGCTTGCCGCCCGGTACGCGCAACCTCGTTATCGTCGACGATCTGCTGAACAGTCCGTTCTTGGACCGCCACGTCCCCGCGATTGCCTTTCCGGAACAGCTCGGTTGCAATTTGCACCTGCTGCCCCGGCACCAGCTTGCCGACTGTCGCGATCGCCTCTGCGATGGCACGCCGACGTTCTTGCAACTGTTCGCACGCGGCAATCCTTTTCGCGGCGCGGCTGGACTCGATAGAACGACCCGCACCATCCTTCAAACTCTGATTGCCAGCGGCACGCTGCAAGCGATCGCCGTCTACGGCAGCCCGTACCTCCTTGACTGGTTACACCCGCACCTGCCGCCCGAGCTGCCCTGGACCTTCACTTACGGGCAAACACCTGACGCGCAGGAAATCGCGATCGCGCGGCTGTGCCCGTCGGCGGGCGAGAAAATGTCAGGCTCCCCTGACACCACGACAGCGGTTTTCCTGTGA
- a CDS encoding DUF4327 family protein, whose translation MSVLTMPTAAPAAPERYSIETLREEARHLVDCGHVSPHQPLYILCQFIPPREWICVECELERNDFLLRDCVADLIGAQTWQND comes from the coding sequence ATGAGCGTATTGACCATGCCAACTGCTGCTCCCGCTGCACCCGAGCGCTACTCGATCGAGACGCTCCGCGAGGAAGCTCGCCACTTAGTCGATTGCGGTCACGTTAGCCCGCATCAACCGCTTTACATCCTTTGTCAATTTATTCCTCCGCGCGAGTGGATTTGTGTCGAATGCGAACTGGAGCGCAACGATTTTCTGTTGCGCGATTGTGTAGCCGATCTAATTGGCGCTCAGACCTGGCAGAACGACTGA
- the alaS gene encoding alanine--tRNA ligase translates to MPTSSQFRPQYLSGDDIRRKFLDFYVQRHHQELPSASLVPDDPTVLLTIAGMLQFKPIFLGQRSASYARATTSQKCIRTNDIENVGRTKRHHTFFEMLGNFSFGDYFKAEAIQWAWELSTEVFGLPPERLVPSVFREDDEAFAIWRDKIGVPAHRIQRLGEADNFWAAGPTGPCGPCSEIYYDFHPEHGDDAIDLEDDTRFIEFYNLVFMQYNRDREGNLTPLQTQNIDTGMGLERMAQILQDVPNNYETDLILPIIKTAAAIANIDFTSTDDSTQTSLKVIGDHVRAIVHLIADGVSASNLGRGYIMRRLLRRVVRHGRAIGITTAFITQVAETAIDLAAKPYPNVRDRADYILGEIEREEAAFFKTLERGEAVLAAIVAKTEQTASKQIDGRDAFDLYATYGYPVELTQEAAEERGLTVDMDGFDAAMNEHREQNQAAHETIDLTAKNAIGAIAASGTKTQFLGYREYASPAQVMGLVAGGRQVERAAAGTTVQIVLDSTPFYAESGGQIGDRGYLSSDDVLVRVEDVQKEGSIFVHHGRVERGTLELGTLLNAQIDRSCRRRAQAHHTATHLLQAALKQMVDPAVSQAGSLVAFDRLRFDFNCPRAIAPEELQQIEEQINTWIAEAHDTQAAEMAIADAKAKGAVAMFGEKYGDVVRVIDVPGVSMELCGGTHVNNTAEIGLFKIVSETGISSGVRRIEAVAGPAVLEYLNVRDDIVRDLSDRFKVKPEEVLGRVDGLQSDLKSAQKQLETLKRELALAKSDSLLDTAETVGAFQVLVANMGELDAESLKTAAERLQQKLGESAVVLGSVPAEGKVSLVAAFAAKIINEKKLQAGKFIGGIAKLCGGGGGGRPNLAQAGGREPTELPKALATAKQQLLDSLQ, encoded by the coding sequence ATGCCCACCTCCTCACAATTTCGCCCGCAATACCTGAGCGGCGACGACATTCGGCGTAAGTTCCTCGACTTTTATGTCCAGCGCCATCATCAGGAGCTGCCCAGCGCATCTCTCGTTCCGGACGATCCCACCGTGCTGCTGACGATCGCCGGGATGTTGCAGTTCAAGCCGATTTTCCTCGGCCAGCGCAGCGCCTCCTACGCGCGCGCTACCACCTCCCAAAAATGCATTCGCACCAATGACATCGAGAACGTCGGCCGCACCAAACGCCACCACACGTTCTTTGAAATGCTGGGCAACTTCAGCTTCGGCGACTACTTCAAAGCAGAAGCCATTCAGTGGGCGTGGGAGCTGTCTACCGAAGTCTTCGGTTTGCCGCCAGAGCGTCTCGTCCCCAGCGTCTTCCGCGAAGACGATGAAGCATTTGCTATCTGGCGTGACAAAATTGGCGTACCGGCGCACCGCATTCAGCGTTTGGGCGAAGCAGACAACTTCTGGGCTGCCGGTCCGACCGGTCCCTGCGGTCCCTGCTCGGAGATCTATTACGACTTCCATCCCGAACACGGTGATGACGCGATCGATCTCGAAGACGACACGCGGTTCATCGAGTTCTACAACCTCGTGTTCATGCAGTACAACCGCGATCGCGAGGGCAACCTGACGCCGCTGCAGACCCAAAATATCGACACCGGGATGGGGTTGGAGCGCATGGCACAGATCCTGCAGGACGTGCCCAACAACTACGAAACCGACCTGATTCTCCCCATCATCAAAACCGCCGCCGCGATCGCCAATATCGACTTCACCAGCACTGACGACTCCACCCAAACCTCGCTCAAGGTCATCGGCGACCACGTCCGCGCGATCGTTCACCTCATTGCCGACGGCGTCAGCGCCTCCAACCTCGGACGCGGCTACATCATGCGCCGCCTGCTCCGCCGCGTTGTCCGCCACGGCCGCGCGATCGGCATTACCACCGCATTCATTACGCAAGTTGCCGAGACCGCTATCGACCTTGCTGCCAAGCCATACCCCAATGTTCGCGATCGCGCCGATTACATCCTCGGCGAAATCGAACGCGAAGAAGCCGCCTTCTTCAAAACGCTGGAACGCGGCGAAGCGGTACTGGCTGCAATTGTCGCCAAAACCGAGCAGACAGCCAGCAAGCAGATCGACGGGCGCGATGCCTTCGATCTCTATGCAACCTACGGGTATCCCGTCGAGCTGACTCAAGAAGCAGCCGAAGAACGCGGGTTGACGGTTGACATGGATGGCTTCGATGCAGCAATGAATGAACATCGAGAGCAAAACCAAGCCGCCCACGAAACTATCGACCTGACAGCGAAAAATGCCATCGGCGCGATCGCGGCCAGTGGGACTAAGACCCAATTCCTCGGTTACAGGGAATACGCCAGTCCGGCGCAAGTGATGGGATTAGTTGCCGGTGGACGGCAGGTCGAGCGCGCAGCAGCCGGGACGACCGTGCAAATCGTCCTCGATTCGACCCCGTTCTACGCCGAGTCCGGCGGGCAAATCGGCGATCGCGGCTACCTGAGCAGCGATGACGTACTCGTGCGTGTTGAGGACGTTCAGAAAGAAGGCAGCATTTTCGTCCACCACGGGCGCGTAGAACGCGGCACGCTGGAGCTCGGCACGCTACTCAACGCGCAGATCGATCGCTCCTGCCGCCGTCGTGCCCAAGCCCATCACACGGCTACACACTTATTGCAAGCCGCCCTAAAGCAAATGGTCGATCCGGCCGTCTCTCAAGCTGGCTCGCTCGTCGCCTTCGATCGCCTGCGGTTCGACTTCAACTGCCCGCGCGCGATCGCCCCTGAGGAATTGCAACAAATCGAGGAGCAAATCAACACTTGGATTGCTGAAGCCCACGACACGCAAGCAGCAGAAATGGCGATCGCCGATGCCAAAGCCAAGGGAGCCGTAGCCATGTTCGGCGAGAAGTACGGCGATGTCGTTCGTGTCATTGACGTACCCGGCGTGTCGATGGAGTTGTGCGGCGGCACTCACGTCAACAACACGGCAGAAATTGGTTTGTTTAAAATCGTGTCGGAAACAGGTATTTCCTCGGGCGTGCGGCGCATCGAAGCCGTGGCTGGACCGGCAGTGCTGGAGTATCTGAACGTCCGCGACGACATCGTCCGCGATCTGTCCGATCGCTTCAAGGTCAAACCCGAAGAGGTTCTAGGACGCGTCGATGGCTTGCAAAGCGACCTCAAGTCAGCCCAAAAGCAGCTCGAAACGCTCAAGCGGGAACTCGCCCTCGCAAAGTCAGATAGCTTGCTCGATACGGCCGAAACGGTCGGTGCTTTCCAGGTACTCGTCGCGAACATGGGCGAACTCGATGCAGAAAGCCTCAAGACAGCAGCAGAGCGCTTGCAGCAGAAGCTAGGCGAAAGTGCGGTCGTGCTGGGTTCGGTACCGGCAGAAGGCAAAGTCAGCCTAGTGGCAGCCTTCGCTGCGAAGATTATCAACGAAAAAAAGCTGCAGGCCGGGAAGTTTATCGGAGGTATTGCAAAATTGTGCGGCGGCGGCGGCGGCGGGCGCCCGAACCTAGCACAAGCAGGCGGGCGCGAGCCAACCGAGTTGCCAAAGGCGCTAGCCACAGCCAAACAGCAACTGCTCGACAGTTTGCAGTAA
- a CDS encoding HhH-GPD family protein — MARNPIPELDLDPTMVGWFRSQLQAWGQQNLRDFPWRQTRDPYALLVAECLLQKTEAKSVVPVYLEVLARYPTLLDLAAADERELGNVLRPLGLHFRAERLTAAARALLGPPYAGRLPDTEAELLQLPGVGMYTARALLSQVFEQSAAVLDASVARILERCLGLHGGRVKSRDPLLWAAADAVAPSDRVDRWNLTLIDFGALVCRARSPHCPRCPLRVRCHFSREGPETHQA, encoded by the coding sequence TTGGCACGCAATCCGATCCCAGAACTCGATCTCGATCCGACAATGGTGGGTTGGTTTCGCTCGCAACTGCAGGCGTGGGGGCAGCAGAACCTGCGGGATTTTCCCTGGCGCCAGACGCGCGACCCGTATGCACTGCTCGTAGCGGAGTGCTTGCTCCAGAAAACCGAAGCAAAGTCTGTCGTACCCGTGTATTTGGAGGTACTCGCACGCTACCCAACGCTGCTCGATTTAGCAGCCGCTGACGAGCGCGAGTTGGGCAACGTGCTGCGCCCGCTCGGACTGCACTTCCGGGCCGAACGTTTGACAGCAGCAGCTCGTGCGCTTCTCGGTCCGCCTTACGCAGGACGTTTGCCCGACACGGAAGCAGAGTTGCTACAACTGCCCGGCGTCGGCATGTACACGGCGCGAGCATTGCTATCGCAGGTTTTCGAGCAATCGGCAGCGGTGCTCGATGCCAGCGTCGCGCGCATTCTGGAGCGGTGTTTGGGCTTGCACGGCGGTCGGGTGAAGTCCCGCGACCCGTTGCTGTGGGCGGCGGCCGATGCCGTCGCTCCCAGCGATCGCGTAGATCGCTGGAACCTTACCCTCATCGACTTTGGGGCGTTAGTGTGTCGCGCGCGATCGCCGCACTGCCCGAGGTGTCCGCTCCGCGTTCGCTGCCACTTCTCCCGCGAAGGCCCTGAAACTCATCAAGCCTAA
- a CDS encoding ABC transporter substrate-binding protein produces the protein MAPLRWQRACRAIAVLLSLWLAVAIAGCGDRTPTAAVSQLVFSIPSDPTTFNAPLNDSLYSRYVLRPINEGLIDIDGLTGEVIPALAESWEISDDRLRIIFTLREGLQWSDGEPLTASDVVFSYDKIYLNEKIPIGVRDILRIGESGTFPAVRKLDDRRVEFAVPEPFAPFLRFAGGLYILPEHVLASSLEDSDAGGNLKYLSTWTTGADPRTVIGAGPYRIVRYVPSQRTILERNPYYWRKGKDGEPQPYIERLVVQTIESADNQLIAFRTGDLDILSVSPKQFRLLKREEARGGYTIYNGGPVNSKSFLTFNLNRALDENGTPFVDPVKQRWFQNKAFRQAVAYAIDREQIKNTTYRGLGAIQHSPIVIQSPFYLSPEEGLKTYSYDPERAHSLLTNAGFQYDADGLLFDADGNRVRFRMLVTRPDSAVQIVQDLEAIGIRTDLQVLQFNAMIKKLDRRDWDTCLLGFGGGSLDPHGGFNVWYSGGSLHTFNQGPIPGQPPIQGWEVSDWEREIDRLFIAGVGELDEEKRKAIYGEFQQIVAEQVPFIYLINPLSLSAIRDRIQNIKYTALDSALWNLYELDVEPE, from the coding sequence ATGGCTCCGCTGCGATGGCAGCGCGCGTGTCGGGCGATCGCAGTGCTACTGTCACTTTGGCTTGCGGTCGCGATCGCGGGCTGCGGCGACAGAACGCCAACAGCAGCTGTTTCGCAACTAGTGTTTTCTATTCCGAGCGACCCAACCACATTTAATGCACCGCTCAACGACTCGCTGTACAGTCGCTACGTCCTCCGTCCGATTAACGAGGGTCTGATCGACATCGACGGTCTCACGGGCGAGGTCATTCCGGCACTGGCTGAATCCTGGGAGATTTCCGACGATCGCTTGCGTATTATCTTTACGTTGCGCGAGGGACTGCAGTGGTCGGACGGTGAACCCCTGACGGCTAGTGACGTTGTATTTTCTTACGACAAAATTTACCTCAACGAAAAGATTCCCATCGGCGTGCGTGACATCCTAAGAATTGGCGAGTCTGGCACATTTCCGGCCGTCCGCAAACTCGACGATCGTCGCGTGGAGTTCGCCGTCCCCGAACCCTTTGCACCCTTCTTGCGTTTTGCGGGCGGGCTGTACATCTTGCCGGAGCACGTGCTCGCATCGTCCCTAGAAGACTCCGATGCTGGCGGGAATTTGAAGTATTTATCGACCTGGACGACAGGAGCCGATCCGCGGACGGTTATTGGAGCCGGTCCGTATCGTATCGTCCGCTACGTGCCATCTCAGCGCACGATCTTGGAGCGCAATCCTTACTATTGGCGTAAAGGCAAAGATGGCGAACCCCAGCCCTACATCGAACGCCTCGTAGTGCAAACCATCGAATCCGCCGACAATCAATTGATCGCGTTTCGCACGGGCGACCTGGATATTCTCTCCGTTTCGCCAAAGCAATTTCGATTGCTCAAGCGCGAAGAGGCACGAGGCGGCTACACGATTTACAATGGCGGCCCTGTAAACAGCAAGAGTTTCTTGACTTTCAATCTCAATCGCGCCCTAGATGAGAACGGAACACCGTTTGTCGATCCGGTCAAGCAGCGTTGGTTTCAGAACAAAGCGTTCCGTCAGGCAGTAGCGTATGCCATCGATCGCGAGCAGATTAAAAATACGACGTATCGCGGTTTGGGTGCCATCCAACACTCGCCGATTGTAATTCAAAGTCCGTTTTATCTGTCTCCTGAAGAGGGACTTAAAACCTACAGCTACGATCCCGAGCGCGCGCACTCTTTATTGACAAATGCCGGCTTTCAGTACGATGCAGATGGGTTGCTGTTTGATGCCGATGGCAATCGCGTGCGCTTTCGGATGTTAGTAACGCGCCCGGATTCAGCAGTACAAATCGTGCAGGATCTTGAAGCAATCGGCATCCGGACGGACTTACAAGTACTTCAGTTCAATGCAATGATAAAGAAGCTCGACCGCCGCGATTGGGACACCTGCCTTTTGGGCTTTGGCGGCGGCAGTCTCGATCCGCACGGCGGGTTCAACGTTTGGTATTCTGGCGGGTCGCTCCATACGTTCAATCAGGGTCCGATTCCCGGACAGCCACCGATTCAAGGGTGGGAGGTTTCCGATTGGGAACGCGAGATCGATCGCCTCTTTATTGCCGGGGTGGGAGAACTTGACGAGGAGAAACGCAAGGCAATCTACGGCGAGTTCCAGCAAATCGTTGCCGAACAAGTGCCGTTCATCTACCTCATCAATCCGCTCTCGCTTTCGGCTATTCGCGATCGCATCCAGAATATCAAGTACACGGCGCTCGACAGTGCCTTGTGGAATCTCTACGAACTCGACGTCGAGCCAGAGTAG